Proteins encoded by one window of Candidatus Saccharibacteria bacterium:
- a CDS encoding divergent PAP2 family protein — protein sequence MNITPYLYVPLITWVIAQTVKFCLALLRGDVNVRYLYASGGMPSVHSAVVSSLVTYALLQGGPNSPLFGVVAVFAAIVIYDSFGVRRSAGDNARAFNKLIDELAETGGVRDKTAYGHLREILGHKPLEVLVGVVLGVIMGIVFGVQNLQLRSAFFYAGVTSDQAKVLAGLGLVVIICAVLFRAFYKPKSKGVRTALNYVFYWNMIAGLAIALVGIAGYEQVAYFSSQMVATLVVAIWLVGFVIFLVRLIVVDRAHKKTVSQTQGRDTWLKKAGKKKK from the coding sequence GTGAATATTACCCCTTATTTATATGTTCCGCTAATTACTTGGGTGATAGCGCAAACCGTTAAGTTTTGCCTAGCGCTTTTGCGTGGCGATGTTAATGTTCGTTACCTGTATGCTAGTGGCGGCATGCCCAGTGTGCATTCGGCCGTGGTTTCGAGTTTAGTTACCTATGCTCTATTGCAAGGGGGGCCGAACAGTCCTTTGTTTGGCGTAGTGGCAGTTTTTGCAGCCATTGTTATTTATGATAGCTTTGGTGTAAGACGTTCGGCAGGTGATAACGCCAGGGCATTCAATAAGCTTATAGATGAACTAGCTGAAACTGGCGGTGTGCGTGATAAGACAGCTTACGGGCACTTAAGAGAAATTCTGGGCCATAAGCCTCTCGAAGTTTTGGTGGGCGTGGTGTTGGGGGTAATTATGGGTATTGTTTTTGGTGTGCAGAATCTGCAGCTTCGCTCGGCATTCTTTTATGCGGGCGTTACCAGCGATCAAGCCAAGGTATTGGCCGGCCTTGGCCTAGTAGTTATTATTTGTGCTGTGCTGTTTAGGGCTTTTTATAAGCCTAAAAGTAAGGGAGTTCGTACGGCTCTAAACTATGTTTTTTATTGGAACATGATAGCTGGTTTAGCAATCGCCTTAGTTGGCATTGCTGGCTATGAACAAGTTGCCTACTTTTCTTCGCAGATGGTTGCAACATTGGTTGTTGCGATTTGGCTGGTTGGCTTTGTTATCTTCTTGGTGCGTCTTATCGTGGTAGATCGTGCCCACAAAAAGACCGTGTCGCAGACCCAAGGCCGCGACACTTGGCTCAAAAAAGCTGGCAAGAAAAAGAAATAG
- the gyrA gene encoding DNA gyrase subunit A — protein MEDKENIPGPIEENPENKFGANIADGLSDPVKTEFGLISDKTVESEMEQSYLDYAMSVIVARALPDVRDGLKPVHRRILYAMNNIGLRHNVKYRKSATIVGEVIGKFHPHGDAAIYESMVRMAQPWAMRYTLVDGQGNFGSMDGDGAAAHRYTEARMTRLAEELLADIDKDTVDFMPNFDGSQKEPKVLPAKLPNLLINGVQGIAVGMATNIPTHNLSEVIDGVICLIDTPNAGPVELAKIVKGPDFPTGGVIFDDGSIAHAYGTGRGSITMRAVAEIEEDSKGREKIIISEVPYQVNPSVLIAKIAELHQAKKIVGISDLRDESAKEEVRIVIELKKDAYANKILNQLYKLTPMQTAFHVNMLALVDGIQPRVLNLETVLREYLKHRQIVVRRRTEFELKKAEDQAHILEGLKIALDQIDAVISTIRKSQTQEEARANLVERFKLSEIQANAILAMQLRRLAALERQKIEDELKELKNFIKELKEILSSEANILKIIREELVEIKERYGDRRRTKIVKKAIGNFSEEDLIPDEDVIITLTKGNYIKRIPANTYIQQNRGGKGKIGMTTKEEDVVEHLLQCRTHDTALFFTSLGRIFKLRVYEIPAAARTAKGQSIVNLLSLGPEERVTSMLTTKKGEATKFLFMATRSGVIKKTKLDDFTNIRTSGIIAIKLDRGDELRWVKKTSGNDDIIISTAMAQAIRFKEADARPMGRATRGVRGIRLRPKDHVVGMDVLGGQEGVLLVVTQNGYGKITKSNQFATHNRGGVGIRAGVVNQKTGQTIDVRIVASIEDDVMVISRQGQVIRLSLRGIPKMGRSTQGVRIMRLRGNDQVASVAILPIEQVPDEKLQANKPVK, from the coding sequence ATGGAAGATAAAGAAAACATACCTGGGCCAATCGAAGAGAATCCGGAAAATAAATTTGGAGCAAATATTGCCGACGGCTTGAGTGATCCGGTTAAGACTGAATTCGGGCTAATTTCAGACAAAACAGTTGAGTCCGAGATGGAACAGAGCTATTTAGATTACGCTATGAGTGTAATTGTCGCTCGAGCTTTGCCCGATGTGCGCGACGGCTTAAAGCCGGTGCACCGCCGCATACTATATGCCATGAACAACATTGGCCTGCGGCACAATGTAAAGTACCGTAAGTCGGCTACGATTGTTGGTGAGGTGATTGGTAAGTTTCACCCGCACGGCGATGCGGCAATTTATGAATCAATGGTTCGAATGGCACAACCCTGGGCGATGCGCTACACACTAGTAGACGGCCAAGGTAACTTTGGTAGTATGGACGGCGATGGGGCAGCCGCCCACCGCTATACCGAAGCCAGGATGACCCGGCTTGCCGAAGAGCTATTAGCCGATATCGACAAAGATACCGTTGACTTTATGCCTAACTTCGACGGCAGCCAGAAAGAGCCCAAGGTGCTGCCAGCCAAGCTACCAAACCTGCTTATCAACGGCGTGCAGGGTATTGCTGTTGGTATGGCCACAAACATACCGACCCATAACCTCTCAGAGGTCATTGATGGCGTAATTTGTTTAATTGATACTCCAAATGCCGGACCAGTTGAACTGGCCAAAATTGTAAAAGGCCCCGACTTCCCGACTGGTGGTGTAATTTTCGATGATGGCTCAATCGCTCACGCTTACGGAACTGGTCGTGGTAGCATTACCATGCGGGCGGTGGCCGAGATAGAAGAAGATAGCAAAGGTCGCGAAAAGATAATCATTAGTGAAGTGCCTTACCAGGTGAATCCATCGGTTTTGATTGCCAAGATTGCCGAACTGCACCAAGCCAAAAAAATAGTCGGCATTTCAGATCTACGCGATGAGTCAGCCAAAGAAGAAGTTCGAATTGTTATTGAACTCAAAAAAGATGCCTATGCCAACAAAATACTCAATCAGCTCTATAAGCTCACGCCTATGCAAACGGCCTTCCATGTAAATATGCTTGCCCTAGTCGACGGCATACAGCCACGCGTTCTTAACTTAGAAACAGTCCTGCGCGAATATCTCAAACACCGCCAGATTGTAGTACGCAGGCGCACCGAGTTTGAGCTCAAAAAAGCCGAAGACCAGGCTCATATACTCGAGGGCTTAAAAATTGCTCTGGATCAAATTGACGCTGTTATTTCAACCATTCGCAAGTCGCAAACCCAAGAAGAAGCCAGAGCGAATTTAGTAGAGCGGTTTAAACTATCAGAAATCCAAGCCAACGCCATCTTGGCCATGCAGCTGCGCCGTTTGGCTGCGCTCGAACGCCAAAAAATCGAAGACGAACTTAAAGAGCTAAAGAATTTTATCAAAGAGCTGAAGGAAATCTTATCGTCCGAAGCAAACATCTTAAAGATCATTCGCGAGGAACTAGTTGAAATAAAAGAACGCTATGGCGACAGGCGTCGCACCAAGATAGTTAAAAAAGCCATTGGCAACTTCTCTGAAGAAGACTTAATCCCCGACGAAGATGTGATTATCACGCTCACCAAAGGTAATTATATTAAACGCATACCGGCCAATACTTATATACAGCAAAACCGAGGCGGTAAAGGCAAAATTGGCATGACTACCAAAGAAGAAGACGTGGTTGAGCACTTGTTGCAATGCCGAACTCACGATACGGCCTTGTTTTTTACCAGTCTTGGCAGGATATTCAAGCTGAGAGTTTATGAGATTCCGGCCGCCGCCCGAACCGCCAAGGGTCAATCCATTGTGAATCTATTAAGCCTGGGTCCAGAAGAGCGAGTAACTTCAATGCTGACCACCAAAAAAGGTGAGGCTACTAAATTCTTATTTATGGCTACCCGTAGCGGTGTTATTAAGAAAACCAAGCTCGATGATTTTACCAATATTCGTACCAGCGGCATTATTGCTATTAAACTTGATCGTGGCGATGAATTGCGTTGGGTCAAAAAGACTTCTGGCAACGACGATATTATTATTTCAACCGCCATGGCTCAGGCCATTAGGTTTAAAGAAGCCGATGCTCGCCCAATGGGCCGGGCTACACGAGGTGTAAGGGGTATCCGTTTGCGACCAAAAGATCACGTGGTGGGTATGGATGTGCTTGGCGGACAAGAGGGTGTTCTCTTGGTTGTAACCCAAAACGGCTACGGTAAGATTACCAAAAGTAATCAGTTTGCCACTCACAACCGCGGCGGTGTTGGTATACGGGCTGGTGTGGTCAATCAAAAAACCGGCCAAACAATCGATGTTAGAATTGTGGCTAGCATAGAGGATGACGTAATGGTGATATCGCGCCAGGGTCAAGTTATTCGTTTAAGTCTCCGGGGCATACCCAAAATGGGTCGCTCGACCCAGGGGGTTCGCATAATGCGGCTCCGGGGCAACGACCAAGTAGCTTCGGTAGCAATATTGCCGATAGAACAGGTGCCAGACGAAAAGCTCCAAGCCAACAAGCCAGTTAAGTAA
- a CDS encoding Ku protein, which translates to MRSIWNGSISFGLVNIPVSLYSGSAAHEGLDLDMLHKSDHSPIRYARVCRQDGKEIPYNDIVKGYEFRKGDYIELTDEDFKKADVHKTKTIDIKQFVDEAEIDIRYFEKPYYLEPQKGAEHAYALLREALEQSSKLAVAIYVLRNRESLAVIKPVGKALVLIQMRFPADLKEPTGLKFPPKEKVDAGEMKMAITLINKLTKHYIAEDWHDTYTEELEEIIEQKAKGKKPKSHGKAPAKTEAHDLMAKLKESLGKS; encoded by the coding sequence ATGCGGTCAATTTGGAATGGCTCGATAAGTTTTGGGCTGGTGAATATTCCGGTCAGTCTTTATAGTGGTAGTGCTGCGCACGAGGGGTTGGATTTAGACATGCTGCATAAATCCGACCACTCGCCTATCCGCTACGCCAGGGTTTGCCGCCAAGATGGCAAAGAAATTCCCTACAACGACATTGTAAAAGGCTATGAATTTCGCAAAGGCGATTATATAGAACTGACCGACGAAGACTTTAAAAAAGCCGATGTGCACAAAACTAAAACCATAGATATAAAGCAGTTTGTCGATGAAGCCGAAATCGACATTCGTTATTTCGAAAAGCCATATTACTTAGAGCCGCAAAAAGGTGCCGAACACGCCTATGCACTTTTGCGCGAAGCACTGGAGCAATCTAGCAAACTGGCGGTGGCCATATATGTTCTACGCAACCGAGAAAGCTTGGCCGTTATAAAGCCAGTTGGCAAAGCATTGGTGCTAATCCAAATGCGTTTTCCAGCTGATCTTAAAGAGCCAACTGGGCTCAAGTTTCCGCCGAAAGAGAAAGTCGACGCTGGGGAAATGAAGATGGCTATCACCCTGATAAACAAGCTCACCAAACACTATATTGCCGAAGATTGGCACGATACCTACACCGAAGAACTCGAAGAAATTATCGAACAAAAGGCCAAGGGCAAGAAACCAAAATCTCACGGCAAAGCACCAGCCAAAACCGAAGCCCACGATCTAATGGCCAAGCTCAAAGAGAGTCTCGGCAAAAGCTAA